In one Salvelinus sp. IW2-2015 linkage group LG26, ASM291031v2, whole genome shotgun sequence genomic region, the following are encoded:
- the LOC111952980 gene encoding four-jointed box protein 1-like: protein MRAVSANLLALLFLCTCASVFYVWSSLGRYNTGLQLTSRGSAHIGPSPDLSAKTFRALLAVPVAQRRGILDAHNLTGVADQTGSLGIRDYHMNVDNKGSAQRGVPAKLVSPVEGIFWSEWLEDKFPVSFSEEHARAWRGRARGHRIVRLEPGCGRISNQLATFSDRSKACVRYGINADQVQGETLTYYLASLLGITNLPPLILAQLNVDSEQWASVRRRIGGLQWSERAVVSLTQWVANLTGVITPAPLRQESKGLRPLRGELGNKTTAELLELMQWTDLIILDYLSANFDRLVSNLFSLQWDSRVMERETNNLLRTPRGDLVFIDNEAGLVHGYRVLDMWEKYHSTVLDSVCVFRKRTVQRVIELHRRRDTRTRLLELYRDSEPLSPELGFLSDEHAGVLQSRINRLYKHILHCKVKYQLGN, encoded by the coding sequence ATGAGGGCTGTATCGGCGAATTTACTTGCACTTCTCTTTCTCTGCACTTGTGCCAGTGTATTCTACGTCTGGAGCAGTTTGGGGAGATACAACACGGGACTACAGTTAACGAGTAGGGGGTCCGCTCACATTGGGCCATCCCCGGACCTCTCTGCTAAAACTTTCCGGGCTTTGCTCGCCGTTCCAGTAGCACAGAGACGGGGCATACTGGATGCCCACAATCTCACTGGTGTTGCGGATCAAACTGGCTCTTTAGGAATCAGAGATTACCATATGAATGTAGATAACAAGGGGTCAGCACAGAGGGGGGTCCCGGCCAAATTGGTCTCTCCGGTTGAGGGGATTTTTTGGAGTGAATGGCTTGAGGATAAGTTTCCCGTCAGCTTCAGTGAGGAACATGCCCGGGCATGGCGAGGGAGAGCCCGGGGACACCGGATTGTCAGACTGGAGCCGGGCTGTGGTAGAATATCCAATCAACTGGCCACTTTTTCGGACCGATCCAAAGCATGCGTGCGTTATGGAATAAACGCGGACCAGGTGCAGGGGGAAACTTTGACTTATTACCTGGCTAGTTTGCTGGGTATTACAAATCTGCCGCCTCTCATCCTCGCCCAGTTGAACGTTGACAGTGAACAATGGGCTTCTGTGAGAAGAAGAATAGGAGGTTTACAGTGGAGTGAGCGGGCCGTGGTCTCACTCACCCAGTGGGTCGCCAACCTGACAGGGGTAATCACACCTGCGCCGCTGCGCCAAGAGAGCAAGGGGCTGCGTCCTCTACGGGGGGAGCTGGGGAACAAGACGACGGCGGAGCTGCTCGAGCTAATGCAGTGGACGGACCTGATAATATTGGACTACCTGTCTGCTAACTTCGACAGGCTCGTTAGCAACCTATTTAGCCTGCAGTGGGACTCGCGCGTGATGGAGAGGGAGACCAACAACCTGCTCAGAACACCCCGTGGCGACCTGGTTTTCATCGACAACGAGGCAGGGCTTGTGCACGGTTACCGTGTACTGGATATGTGGGAGAAGTACCACAGCACCGTCTtggactcagtgtgtgtgttcagaaagAGGACAGTACAGCGTGTTATAGAACTGCACCGGCGCAGGGACACCAGGACTCGGCTGCTCGAGCTATACAGAGACAGCGAACCATTGTCTCCGGAATTAGGGTTTCTCTCTGATGAACATGCGGGAGTACTACAGAGTCGAATAAACAGATTATACAAACACATATTGCATTGCAAGGTGAAGTACCAGCTGGGCAATTAG